One window of Corallococcus caeni genomic DNA carries:
- a CDS encoding FdhF/YdeP family oxidoreductase yields the protein MEQGQDGGGNALAVPAAQTPLEARAPDVGPVKTVAGGVPAVLSAFKHVLSEAGPWRGGKLVWKINQSDGFDCPGCAWPDPSHRSVQEYCENGAKAVAEEGTQERVTPEFFREWSVARLAEQSDLWLGKAGRLTHPMVLREGAAHYTPLSWEEAFALVAEELNALGSPDEAAFYTSGRTSNEAAFLYQLFVREFGTNNLPDCSNMCHESSGTGLTETIGIGKGTVTLEDFDHAQAIFVIGQNPGTNHPRMLTALQAAARRGCEIVSVNPLPETGLNRFKHPQEVLHLFGPGTALNKLFLQVRINGDVALLQGLGKALLEREAKAPGTVVDRAFVEGRTAGFDAYVAHLGTVSWDDVVEESGVPREQIEAAADILARSERTIFCWAMGLTQHRNAVGNVQEVVNLTLLRGSIGKQGAGVCPVRGHSNVQGDRTMGIWEHAKPEFMDALSKEFGFAPPRHRGLDTVGTLQAMHDGRVKVFFAMGGNFLSATPDTEFTARALRRARLTVHVSTKLNRAHLVHGQRALILPCLGRTEHDVQAAGRQFVTVEDSMGMVHASRGAVAPASEHLLSEPVIVARLARAVLGARSKVPWLSLVEDYDRVRELIQRCIPGFEDFNRRVRERNGFALPNGPREGRFTTKDGKAHFTVHAMPRHRLEPGQLLMMTLRSHDQYNTTVYGLDDRYRGIHQGRRVVFLHPEDVKARGLTAGQKVDLTSHFQGETRVAREFLVVPYNIPRQCAATYFPEANVLVPVDSFAEKSRTPTSKSVVITVAPSPVAQALAPASPSRSG from the coding sequence GGAAGATCAACCAGAGTGACGGCTTCGACTGTCCGGGGTGCGCGTGGCCGGATCCATCCCACCGGTCCGTGCAGGAGTACTGCGAGAACGGCGCGAAGGCAGTGGCGGAGGAGGGCACGCAGGAGCGCGTGACGCCGGAGTTCTTCCGCGAGTGGAGCGTGGCGCGGCTGGCGGAGCAGTCCGACCTGTGGCTGGGCAAGGCGGGCCGGCTCACGCACCCCATGGTGCTCCGCGAGGGCGCGGCCCACTACACGCCCCTCTCCTGGGAGGAGGCCTTCGCGCTGGTGGCGGAGGAGCTGAACGCGCTGGGCTCGCCGGACGAGGCGGCCTTCTACACGTCCGGCCGCACGAGCAACGAGGCGGCGTTCCTCTACCAGCTGTTCGTGCGGGAGTTCGGCACCAACAACCTGCCGGACTGCTCGAACATGTGCCACGAGTCCAGCGGCACGGGGCTCACGGAGACGATTGGCATTGGCAAGGGGACGGTGACGCTGGAGGACTTCGACCACGCGCAGGCCATCTTCGTCATCGGGCAGAACCCCGGCACCAACCACCCGCGCATGCTGACGGCGCTCCAGGCCGCCGCGCGCCGGGGCTGCGAGATCGTCAGCGTCAACCCGCTGCCGGAGACGGGGCTCAACCGCTTCAAGCACCCGCAGGAGGTGCTGCACCTGTTCGGTCCGGGCACGGCGCTGAACAAGCTGTTCCTCCAGGTGCGCATCAACGGCGACGTGGCGCTGCTCCAGGGGCTGGGCAAGGCGCTGCTGGAGCGGGAGGCGAAGGCGCCGGGCACGGTGGTGGACCGGGCCTTCGTCGAGGGCAGGACGGCGGGCTTCGACGCGTACGTGGCGCACCTGGGCACGGTGTCCTGGGACGACGTGGTGGAGGAGAGCGGCGTCCCGCGCGAGCAGATTGAAGCGGCGGCGGACATCCTGGCGCGCTCCGAGCGCACCATCTTCTGCTGGGCCATGGGGCTCACGCAGCACCGGAACGCGGTGGGCAACGTGCAGGAGGTGGTGAACCTCACGCTGTTGCGCGGCAGCATCGGGAAGCAGGGCGCGGGCGTGTGCCCGGTGCGCGGTCACAGCAACGTGCAGGGCGACCGCACCATGGGCATCTGGGAGCACGCGAAGCCGGAGTTCATGGACGCGCTGTCGAAGGAGTTCGGCTTCGCGCCGCCGCGCCACCGGGGCCTGGACACGGTGGGGACGCTCCAGGCGATGCATGACGGGCGCGTGAAGGTGTTCTTCGCGATGGGGGGCAACTTCCTGTCGGCCACGCCGGACACGGAGTTCACCGCGCGGGCGCTGAGGCGTGCGCGGCTCACGGTGCACGTGTCCACGAAGCTTAACCGCGCGCACCTGGTGCATGGCCAGCGCGCGCTCATCCTCCCGTGCCTGGGGCGGACGGAGCACGACGTGCAGGCGGCGGGGCGGCAGTTCGTGACGGTGGAGGACTCGATGGGGATGGTGCACGCGTCGCGCGGCGCCGTGGCCCCCGCGTCCGAGCACCTGCTCAGCGAGCCCGTCATCGTGGCCCGGCTGGCCCGGGCGGTGCTGGGAGCGCGCTCGAAGGTGCCGTGGCTGTCGCTGGTGGAGGACTACGACCGGGTGCGCGAGCTCATCCAGCGATGCATCCCGGGCTTCGAGGACTTCAACCGCCGCGTGCGTGAGCGCAACGGGTTCGCGCTGCCCAACGGTCCGCGCGAGGGGCGCTTCACGACGAAGGACGGCAAGGCGCACTTCACGGTGCACGCGATGCCGCGCCACCGGCTGGAGCCCGGGCAGCTGTTGATGATGACGCTGCGCTCGCATGATCAGTACAACACCACCGTGTATGGCCTGGACGACCGCTACCGGGGCATCCACCAGGGCCGGCGCGTGGTGTTCCTTCACCCGGAGGACGTGAAGGCGCGCGGGCTGACGGCGGGGCAGAAGGTGGACCTCACCAGCCACTTCCAGGGAGAGACGCGGGTGGCGCGCGAGTTCCTGGTGGTGCCGTACAACATCCCGCGCCAGTGCGCGGCGACCTACTTCCCGGAAGCGAACGTGCTGGTGCCGGTGGACAGCTTCGCGGAGAAGAGCCGCACGCCCACGTCGAAGTCGGTGGTCATCACCGTTGCCCCCAGCCCCGTGGCCCAGGCGCTGGCTCCGGCAAGTCCTTCGAGGTCCGGGTGA
- a CDS encoding sigma-54 interaction domain-containing protein, producing MNLSNEESAVSRFHCELKLEQKGAHARAPGERQGTFVDGVRWRQSRARGRSGSAGGQPPARHDAEAVAPERRQPLTGIGPGHEEALSAHDLQSGSGYAEASAGHRMQAEPLHAEASPELTNDAGPVAPPERATFGDLVATSVATRASFERMACAAACSATVLLEGETGTGKSRAAQAIHRSGARANAPFLVVDCGALPANLLESELFGHEKGAFTGAIQRRVGAFEEADGGTIFLDEIGELPAELQPKLLRVLENREIRRLGSNTYQPVNVRVIAATHRDLRQEVQEGRFRADLYFRLAVVGISIPSLRERTEDIPFIVERILAGLGATPEQQAKLTTPDFLARLQRAAWPGNVRELRNHLERCLVFQDALPPTEPDATNPLAPTGSRTVDPSLTYAEARRRALENFERDYVEALLKLHGGKVSRAAAAADMDRVYLYRLLRRHGLKS from the coding sequence ATGAACCTGTCGAACGAGGAGTCCGCCGTGTCGCGTTTCCACTGCGAGCTGAAGCTGGAGCAGAAGGGGGCGCACGCGCGGGCCCCGGGTGAACGTCAGGGGACGTTCGTGGACGGGGTCCGGTGGCGTCAGTCGAGAGCACGGGGGCGGAGCGGCTCCGCGGGGGGGCAACCGCCCGCGCGGCACGACGCGGAGGCCGTCGCGCCCGAACGAAGGCAGCCCCTCACGGGCATCGGGCCGGGCCACGAGGAGGCCCTGTCCGCGCACGACCTGCAGTCCGGTTCCGGGTACGCCGAGGCCTCCGCTGGACACCGGATGCAGGCCGAGCCGTTGCACGCGGAGGCCTCACCGGAGCTGACGAACGACGCAGGACCGGTGGCGCCGCCGGAGCGGGCGACCTTCGGAGACCTGGTGGCCACGTCCGTCGCGACGCGGGCCAGCTTCGAGCGGATGGCGTGCGCGGCGGCGTGCAGCGCCACGGTGCTGCTGGAAGGGGAGACGGGCACCGGCAAGAGCCGCGCGGCGCAGGCCATCCACCGCTCCGGGGCCCGCGCGAACGCGCCCTTCCTCGTCGTGGACTGCGGCGCGCTCCCGGCCAACCTCCTGGAGAGCGAGCTGTTCGGCCACGAGAAGGGGGCCTTCACCGGCGCCATCCAGCGGCGCGTGGGCGCCTTCGAGGAGGCCGACGGCGGCACCATCTTCCTGGACGAGATTGGCGAGCTGCCCGCCGAGCTCCAGCCGAAGCTCCTCCGCGTGCTGGAGAACCGGGAGATCCGCCGCCTGGGCTCCAACACGTACCAGCCGGTCAACGTGCGGGTCATCGCGGCCACGCACCGCGACCTGCGCCAGGAGGTCCAGGAGGGCCGCTTCCGCGCGGACCTCTACTTCCGCCTCGCGGTGGTGGGCATCTCCATTCCGTCACTGCGCGAGCGCACGGAGGACATCCCGTTCATCGTCGAGCGCATCCTCGCGGGGCTGGGCGCCACGCCCGAGCAACAGGCGAAGCTCACCACGCCGGACTTCCTCGCGCGGCTCCAGCGCGCCGCCTGGCCGGGCAACGTGCGCGAGCTGCGCAACCACCTGGAGCGCTGCCTCGTCTTCCAGGACGCGCTGCCGCCCACCGAGCCCGATGCCACGAATCCCCTGGCTCCCACGGGTTCTCGCACGGTGGACCCGTCGCTGACGTACGCGGAGGCACGGCGCCGGGCGCTGGAGAACTTCGAGCGCGACTACGTCGAAGCGCTCCTCAAGCTGCACGGAGGCAAGGTGTCCCGGGCCGCCGCCGCCGCGGACATGGACCGCGTCTACCTGTACCGGCTCCTGCGCAGACACGGCCTCAAGAGCTGA